A part of Pseudoalteromonas arctica A 37-1-2 genomic DNA contains:
- the rimK gene encoding 30S ribosomal protein S6--L-glutamate ligase, producing MKIGILSRNRKLYSTRRLIEAAEARGHEVKVIDALRCYMNINSEQPEIHYRGENLKEFDAIVPRIGASVTFYGCSVLRQFEMMGVYPVNESVAISRSRDKLRSLQLLSRKGVGMPVTGFASKPDDVKDLLEMVGGAPVVIKLLEGTQGIGVVLAETRKAAESVIEAFMGLKANIMVQEYIKEAGGADIRCFVLGDKVIAAMKRQAQEGEFRSNLHRGGSATLVRITPEERKTAVAAAKSMGLNVAGVDLLRSSRGPLVMEVNSSPGLEGIEIATGKDIAGMVIDFIEKNASSKGTATRGKG from the coding sequence ATGAAAATCGGTATTTTATCTCGCAACAGAAAATTATATTCAACGCGTCGCTTAATTGAGGCGGCAGAGGCACGCGGTCACGAAGTTAAAGTGATTGATGCATTGCGCTGTTATATGAATATAAACTCTGAGCAACCAGAAATTCACTATCGCGGTGAAAACTTAAAAGAATTTGACGCAATCGTCCCGCGTATTGGTGCATCGGTTACATTTTATGGCTGTTCGGTACTTCGTCAGTTTGAAATGATGGGTGTTTACCCTGTAAACGAATCAGTCGCTATTTCTCGCTCGCGCGATAAATTACGCTCACTTCAGTTACTTTCGCGCAAAGGCGTTGGTATGCCAGTAACTGGTTTTGCTAGCAAACCAGATGATGTAAAAGACTTACTAGAAATGGTAGGCGGTGCGCCTGTTGTAATTAAATTACTTGAAGGCACACAAGGCATTGGTGTTGTACTTGCTGAAACACGCAAAGCGGCTGAAAGTGTTATTGAAGCATTTATGGGCTTAAAAGCTAATATTATGGTTCAGGAATACATTAAAGAAGCGGGTGGTGCCGATATACGTTGTTTCGTATTAGGCGATAAAGTAATAGCAGCTATGAAGCGCCAAGCACAAGAAGGTGAGTTCCGCTCTAATCTTCACCGTGGCGGTAGTGCTACATTAGTTCGTATTACTCCAGAAGAACGTAAAACGGCAGTAGCGGCGGCTAAATCAATGGGCTTGAACGTAGCGGGAGTTGATTTACTTCGCTCATCTCGTGGACCACTTGTGATGGAAGTAAACTCATCACCAGGTTTAGAGGGCATTGAAATAGCAACAGGTAAAGACATTGCAGGCATGGTGATTGATTTCATCGAAAAAAATGCTTCAAGTAAAGGAACAGCAACACGTGGCAAAGGTTAA
- a CDS encoding ATP-dependent zinc protease family protein: MTAKITVGWREWLSLPGLGINEIKAKIDTGARTSCIHAINIEEYEVDSEKWVKFTAQPLQDDEQTQVTCNAKVKKMKYVTSSSGQKELRYFIETTLHAGEHSWPIELTLTSRATMKFRMLLGRTAMENRIVVDPALSQLLGRKV; encoded by the coding sequence ATGACAGCAAAGATCACAGTTGGTTGGCGTGAGTGGTTAAGTTTACCTGGGCTTGGTATTAACGAGATAAAAGCAAAAATTGATACTGGCGCTCGCACTTCATGTATTCATGCAATTAACATTGAAGAATACGAAGTTGACTCAGAAAAATGGGTTAAATTTACGGCCCAGCCATTGCAAGATGATGAGCAAACGCAAGTCACTTGCAATGCAAAAGTTAAAAAAATGAAGTACGTAACCAGCTCAAGTGGGCAAAAAGAGTTACGTTACTTTATAGAAACTACATTGCATGCAGGCGAGCATAGCTGGCCTATCGAGCTTACTTTAACAAGCCGTGCAACAATGAAGTTTAGAATGTTATTAGGGCGTACAGCCATGGAAAATCGTATAGTCGTTGACCCGGCTTTATCTCAACTATTAGGTCGTAAGGTTTAA
- a CDS encoding zinc transporter ZntB gives MINGLLHALVLDGQGGARPIESTNELNSWQPSHGKLWVHMDYSQSEAAEWLKAQPHLNDYELESLIADETRPRITSTTHGHMLFLRGVNLNPAQSPEDMVSIRLFISEDILITTRKRRLLSVQDTLTCLNENKGPCNISELVCSITQKLTSRMQSVIDSLDETLDEFEEEIDEPSKKFDNQGLSQLRRQTIALKRYLKPQKEALSSMVNNHYPWLLDDDKAKLNETTNLLIRYLEELDSSIERAQIIQQTITNQVSEQLNQRMYVMSVVAALFLPLGFLTGLLGVNVGGIPGTESPYAFSAFVIFLIVLTGGIGVYFKNKKWL, from the coding sequence ATGATTAATGGTTTACTACATGCACTTGTACTTGATGGACAAGGCGGCGCTCGCCCTATTGAAAGCACTAATGAGCTAAATAGCTGGCAACCAAGCCACGGAAAACTTTGGGTGCACATGGACTATAGCCAAAGCGAGGCTGCTGAGTGGCTCAAGGCACAACCTCATTTAAACGACTACGAGTTAGAGTCTTTGATTGCTGACGAAACACGCCCGCGTATTACATCAACAACACATGGCCATATGCTGTTTTTACGTGGTGTAAATTTAAATCCAGCACAAAGCCCTGAAGACATGGTTTCAATTCGTTTATTTATTAGCGAAGACATTCTTATTACTACCCGCAAGCGTCGTTTATTATCGGTGCAAGATACGCTCACCTGTTTAAATGAAAATAAAGGCCCATGCAATATTTCTGAGCTAGTATGCTCTATTACACAAAAACTAACTTCTCGCATGCAAAGCGTTATTGACTCACTAGATGAAACACTCGACGAGTTTGAAGAAGAAATAGATGAACCAAGTAAAAAGTTTGATAACCAAGGTTTATCACAGTTGCGCCGTCAAACAATTGCCTTAAAGCGTTATTTAAAACCGCAAAAAGAAGCCCTTAGCTCAATGGTAAATAATCACTACCCGTGGCTGTTAGATGACGATAAAGCAAAATTAAACGAAACAACAAACTTACTTATTCGTTATTTAGAGGAGCTTGATAGCTCTATTGAACGTGCGCAAATCATTCAGCAAACGATCACTAACCAAGTGTCTGAGCAATTAAATCAGCGTATGTATGTAATGTCGGTTGTAGCTGCATTGTTTTTACCTTTAGGCTTTTTAACCGGCCTGTTAGGCGTAAACGTAGGAGGTATTCCGGGTACCGAGAGCCCCTATGCGTTTAGTGCGTTTGTTATATTTTTGATTGTACTTACTGGCGGTATTGGTGTGTATTTTAAAAATAAAAAATGGTTATAA
- a CDS encoding polysaccharide lyase family 7 protein yields the protein MINQKSLFMLAAMTASSSFVQAATVNNAGFEDGWNNWNETEPAAISGSAYKGSKSLKIQGSPGRVYQNVDVDRNTQYTLSAYVLGKGQIGINDLNGLFKSEKFNVSSWTKVSKTFTTANTGTLQVFAKHDKSSSDVRFDDFSLTKGSSSGGGDTGGGDTGGGDTGSSSGIASNITNGSIFDLEGNDPHPLVNSDTLEFVPLEARHITPNGNGWRHEYKVKESARVAMTETYEVFEATVKVEMSDGGKTIISQHHASDTGTISKVYVSDTDESGFDDSVADNGIFDVYVRLRNTSGKEEKHALGTIRSGGSFNLKVVNNYGDVDVTALGTTFGIPVEDDSESYFKFGNYLQSQDPYTLDECGESGNSDSFKECFKDLGITKAKVTMTDVSYTRKTN from the coding sequence ATGATTAACCAAAAATCCCTATTTATGCTTGCAGCAATGACTGCTAGCTCAAGTTTTGTACAAGCGGCAACTGTTAATAATGCTGGATTTGAAGATGGTTGGAATAACTGGAATGAAACAGAACCAGCGGCTATTTCAGGTAGTGCTTACAAGGGCTCTAAATCATTAAAAATTCAAGGTAGCCCAGGGCGTGTTTACCAGAATGTAGATGTAGATCGCAATACTCAGTACACGTTAAGTGCGTACGTACTTGGCAAGGGACAAATCGGCATTAACGATCTTAATGGTTTGTTTAAAAGTGAGAAATTTAACGTTTCTTCGTGGACAAAAGTATCTAAAACTTTCACCACAGCTAATACAGGTACGCTACAAGTATTTGCTAAGCATGATAAGAGCTCAAGCGATGTTCGTTTTGATGACTTTTCGTTAACTAAGGGGAGTTCTTCTGGCGGCGGAGACACAGGTGGTGGTGATACTGGCGGTGGCGACACTGGTAGTAGCTCAGGTATAGCAAGCAACATCACCAACGGTAGTATTTTTGACCTTGAAGGTAACGATCCTCATCCATTAGTAAATAGCGACACTTTAGAGTTTGTTCCTCTAGAAGCGCGTCATATCACTCCAAACGGGAATGGCTGGCGTCATGAATATAAAGTAAAAGAAAGTGCACGTGTTGCAATGACTGAAACCTATGAGGTTTTTGAGGCAACTGTAAAAGTTGAAATGTCAGATGGTGGTAAAACGATTATTTCTCAGCACCACGCTAGCGATACGGGTACGATTTCAAAAGTATATGTTTCAGATACTGATGAATCAGGTTTTGATGATAGCGTAGCCGATAACGGGATTTTTGACGTTTATGTTCGCCTGCGTAACACCAGTGGTAAAGAAGAAAAGCATGCACTAGGTACTATCAGAAGTGGTGGTTCATTCAATCTAAAAGTAGTTAATAATTACGGTGATGTAGATGTGACTGCATTAGGTACTACCTTTGGTATTCCGGTAGAAGATGATTCAGAATCTTACTTTAAGTTTGGTAATTATTTACAATCACAAGACCCATATACACTAGATGAGTGTGGCGAGTCAGGAAACTCAGATTCATTTAAAGAGTGCTTTAAAGATTTAGGAATTACAAAAGCTAAAGTAACAATGACTGACGTTAGTTATACGCGTAAAACTAACTAA
- the rraB gene encoding ribonuclease E inhibitor RraB translates to MENWREISEDIVSSLLEDGSDPEILYEVEHHFVCEDFPKLEQAALAAFKLGYDVEEPAELELEDGNKIWSFDIVVEAELDVDVIMEDVDKLAQLAVECEVEYDGWGTYFQE, encoded by the coding sequence ATGGAAAACTGGCGTGAAATAAGTGAAGACATCGTAAGTTCACTACTTGAAGATGGATCAGATCCTGAAATACTTTATGAAGTAGAACACCATTTTGTGTGTGAAGACTTCCCTAAACTAGAGCAAGCTGCGTTGGCTGCTTTTAAATTAGGCTACGATGTTGAAGAGCCAGCAGAGCTTGAACTTGAAGACGGTAATAAAATTTGGAGCTTTGACATTGTAGTTGAAGCTGAGCTAGACGTAGACGTTATTATGGAAGACGTTGATAAGCTAGCGCAACTAGCCGTTGAGTGCGAAGTTGAGTACGATGGTTGGGGTACTTACTTTCAAGAGTAA
- a CDS encoding 1-acylglycerol-3-phosphate O-acyltransferase, with translation MLAVIRVFIMLLFILFSCIFGLLLSIVRPFHPNNVHIIAGWFGSMAKMVGVKLVLTRHKDAVDPGPAVYVANHQNSYDLFTVPAMVPKNCVSLGKKSLKWIPFFGQLYWLSGNILIDRSNRSKAAGTISKAAEKIKNNGLSVWMFPEGTRSYGRGLLPFKTGAFHTAMSADVPIIPVCMNTTHKTIKLNRWDNGTIYIEMLAPIPLDKEISAREHAKSVHSIMAAKITELDAQVREK, from the coding sequence TTGCTAGCTGTTATACGCGTTTTTATTATGCTGCTGTTTATATTATTCAGTTGTATTTTTGGTTTATTACTTTCGATTGTAAGACCATTTCACCCTAATAATGTACATATTATAGCGGGTTGGTTTGGCTCAATGGCTAAAATGGTTGGCGTTAAGCTAGTTCTAACACGTCATAAAGATGCCGTTGATCCAGGTCCTGCAGTTTATGTTGCTAATCATCAAAATAGCTACGACTTATTTACAGTGCCAGCAATGGTGCCAAAAAACTGCGTAAGTTTGGGTAAAAAGAGCTTAAAGTGGATCCCATTTTTTGGTCAGCTTTATTGGTTGTCGGGTAATATATTAATAGACAGATCGAATCGCTCTAAAGCGGCAGGAACTATCTCAAAAGCAGCCGAAAAAATTAAAAATAATGGCTTATCTGTATGGATGTTTCCAGAAGGCACACGAAGCTATGGAAGAGGGTTACTACCATTCAAAACGGGTGCATTTCACACCGCAATGAGCGCAGATGTACCCATAATTCCGGTATGTATGAATACAACACATAAAACCATTAAGCTAAATCGTTGGGATAATGGTACAATTTACATCGAAATGTTAGCGCCTATACCGCTTGATAAAGAAATTAGCGCGCGTGAGCATGCTAAAAGCGTGCATAGCATTATGGCTGCTAAAATAACTGAATTAGATGCTCAAGTGAGAGAAAAATAA
- the parC gene encoding DNA topoisomerase IV subunit A, producing the protein MSDTDTLLMQGIEQQTMGRFTEDAYLNYSMYVIMDRALPHVGDGLKPVQRRIIYAMSELGLSANAKYKKSARTVGDVLGKYHPHGDSACYEAMVLMAQPFSYRYPLVDGQGNWGAADDPKSFAAMRYTEARLSKFSEVLLKELGQGTVDWTPNFDGTMDEPVVLPSRLPHILLNGITGIAVGMATDIPPHNVREVASACCLLLDKPKTELEELLELVHAPDYPTDAEIITPKADIHKIYKTGRGSIKMRAVYTEEHGDIVITALPHQCSGGKVLEQIAAQMNAKKLPMIADLRDESDHENPTRIVIIPRSNRIKAEPLMAHLFATTDLEKNYRVNLNMLGLDGRPQVKDLRCILSEWLIFRRETVRRRLQYRLDKVLARLHILEGLLAAFLNIDEVIEIIRSEDKPKPVLMERFDLTDTQAEAILELKLRHLAKLEEFKIRGEQDELAKERDKLAQILGSERRMSTLLKKEIQEAAEMYGDDRRSPVIERSEAKALNEKDLIPSESVTVVLSDKGWARVGKGHDLDVQGLNYRSGDGFRASARGKSNQPAVFLDSAGRAFATDAHSLPSARSQGEPMTGRFNLTPGANFEHVVMSEDEQVLLMASDAGYGFITDFKDLVSKNKNGKALVSVPKGGILLSPIRVNDVASDYCMAISNEGRMLLFPLRDLPKLGKGKGNKIISIPGAKVQAREEFVKVLAVVPLGSSVTLHAGKRKLTLKPSDLEHYHGERGRRGNKLPRGLQRVDEAVVELTPQDDEPIDVISEE; encoded by the coding sequence ATGAGTGATACAGATACCTTGCTAATGCAAGGAATTGAGCAACAAACAATGGGGCGTTTTACCGAAGACGCCTATTTAAATTATTCCATGTACGTGATCATGGACCGCGCCTTACCGCATGTAGGTGATGGTTTAAAACCAGTACAGCGTCGTATTATTTATGCGATGAGCGAACTGGGTTTGTCGGCTAACGCTAAGTACAAAAAATCAGCCCGTACAGTGGGTGACGTGCTTGGTAAGTACCATCCACACGGCGACAGTGCATGTTACGAAGCGATGGTATTAATGGCGCAGCCGTTTTCTTACCGCTACCCTTTGGTAGATGGACAAGGAAATTGGGGTGCGGCAGATGACCCTAAATCGTTTGCAGCAATGCGTTATACCGAAGCGCGTTTATCTAAGTTTTCAGAAGTACTATTAAAAGAGCTTGGCCAAGGCACCGTAGATTGGACACCAAACTTTGATGGTACAATGGATGAGCCTGTTGTACTGCCTTCTCGTTTACCGCATATTTTACTAAACGGTATAACGGGTATCGCCGTAGGTATGGCAACCGATATTCCGCCACATAACGTACGTGAAGTCGCCAGTGCATGTTGTTTATTGCTTGATAAACCAAAAACAGAGCTTGAAGAATTACTTGAGCTTGTACATGCACCAGACTACCCAACCGATGCTGAAATAATTACCCCAAAAGCAGATATTCATAAAATATATAAAACCGGTCGTGGGTCTATCAAAATGCGTGCGGTTTATACCGAAGAGCATGGCGATATTGTTATTACAGCGCTGCCGCATCAATGTTCTGGTGGTAAAGTACTTGAGCAAATTGCAGCGCAAATGAACGCTAAAAAATTACCAATGATTGCCGATTTACGTGACGAGTCAGATCACGAAAATCCAACACGCATTGTAATTATTCCGCGCTCAAACCGCATTAAAGCTGAGCCATTAATGGCGCACTTATTTGCAACCACCGATCTTGAAAAAAATTACCGCGTAAACTTAAACATGCTAGGCCTCGATGGCCGCCCGCAAGTTAAAGATTTACGCTGTATTTTAAGTGAGTGGCTAATATTTAGACGCGAAACAGTGCGTCGTCGTTTGCAGTATCGTTTAGATAAAGTATTAGCGCGTCTACATATTTTAGAGGGTTTATTAGCCGCCTTTTTAAATATTGATGAAGTGATTGAAATCATTCGCAGCGAAGATAAACCAAAGCCTGTATTAATGGAGCGCTTTGATTTAACTGATACACAAGCAGAAGCAATTTTAGAATTAAAACTTCGTCATTTAGCAAAACTTGAAGAGTTTAAAATTCGTGGTGAGCAAGATGAACTGGCTAAAGAGCGTGATAAATTAGCGCAAATTTTGGGCTCAGAACGTCGTATGTCGACACTGCTTAAAAAAGAAATTCAAGAAGCCGCTGAAATGTACGGTGACGATCGTCGCTCACCAGTGATTGAGCGCTCAGAAGCGAAAGCACTTAACGAAAAAGATTTAATTCCGTCAGAGTCAGTTACTGTTGTGCTATCAGACAAAGGCTGGGCACGCGTTGGTAAAGGTCATGACTTAGATGTACAAGGCTTAAATTATCGCTCAGGTGACGGCTTTAGAGCCTCTGCTCGTGGTAAGAGTAATCAACCTGCGGTATTTTTAGATTCAGCAGGGCGGGCGTTTGCAACTGATGCGCACAGTCTACCTTCGGCGCGTAGCCAAGGGGAGCCAATGACAGGTCGTTTTAACTTAACACCAGGCGCTAATTTTGAGCACGTGGTAATGAGTGAAGACGAGCAAGTATTACTTATGGCGTCAGATGCAGGTTACGGCTTTATTACCGACTTTAAAGACTTAGTTAGTAAAAATAAAAACGGTAAAGCGCTGGTAAGTGTCCCTAAAGGTGGAATATTACTTTCTCCTATTAGAGTGAACGATGTCGCTAGCGATTACTGTATGGCTATTTCTAACGAAGGTCGAATGCTTTTATTCCCGCTGCGAGACTTACCAAAGTTAGGCAAAGGTAAAGGTAATAAAATCATCTCTATACCAGGTGCTAAAGTACAAGCCCGTGAAGAGTTTGTAAAAGTGCTTGCTGTTGTACCACTAGGAAGCAGTGTTACGCTTCATGCTGGTAAGCGTAAACTAACACTTAAACCAAGTGATTTAGAGCATTATCATGGTGAGCGAGGACGTAGGGGTAATAAACTACCGCGTGGCTTACAGCGTGTTGACGAAGCCGTTGTTGAGCTAACTCCTCAAGATGATGAACCAATAGACGTTATTAGCGAAGAGTAG
- a CDS encoding PQQ-dependent sugar dehydrogenase yields MKKLLGSLLLLGLTTAPVMAKNILDKLTVAPGFEISLFANDVENARQIAVSKKGIVYVGSRKAGNVYALIDHNSDGVADKKIVVAKGLNMPSGIAIKDGDLYVGEVHRIIRFKNIDTQLKDPKFDVVYDALPSERHHGWKFLRFAPTGELIIPVGVPCNICAEDERFGRIFALNVETKQIKTIAKGVRNTVGFDFHPATQALWFSDNGRDMMGDDIPPDELNRATQEGEHFGFPYVHAGAIIDPEFGEGKNIADYTSPALALAAHVAPLGIHFYNGKQFPASYKQQLFVAEHGSWNRSKKSGYKVGLATIEVGRVTKYTPFITGFMKDETTFGRPVAFAELGDGSLLVSDDYANVIYRVSYKKN; encoded by the coding sequence ATGAAAAAACTACTAGGAAGTTTGCTGTTACTTGGGCTGACTACCGCTCCTGTAATGGCGAAAAATATACTCGATAAGCTCACAGTCGCACCGGGATTTGAAATAAGCTTATTTGCAAATGATGTAGAAAATGCACGTCAAATAGCCGTTTCAAAAAAAGGTATTGTGTATGTTGGCTCTCGTAAAGCGGGCAACGTATATGCGCTTATTGATCATAATAGCGATGGCGTAGCAGATAAAAAAATTGTTGTGGCTAAAGGCCTAAACATGCCCTCTGGCATAGCAATTAAAGATGGCGATTTATACGTAGGCGAAGTACATCGTATTATTCGCTTTAAAAATATTGATACCCAATTAAAAGATCCAAAATTTGATGTGGTTTATGACGCATTACCGAGCGAGCGCCATCATGGTTGGAAATTTTTACGTTTTGCACCAACGGGCGAGCTAATCATTCCGGTGGGTGTACCGTGTAATATTTGTGCTGAAGATGAACGTTTTGGTCGTATTTTTGCGCTTAATGTAGAAACAAAACAAATAAAAACAATAGCTAAGGGCGTTAGAAACACTGTCGGTTTTGATTTTCATCCAGCTACTCAAGCTTTATGGTTTAGTGATAACGGTCGCGACATGATGGGCGATGATATTCCGCCTGATGAGTTAAACCGTGCAACGCAAGAAGGTGAGCATTTTGGTTTTCCGTATGTTCATGCCGGCGCAATTATTGACCCTGAGTTTGGGGAAGGTAAAAATATTGCCGATTACACGTCGCCAGCTCTTGCACTTGCTGCGCATGTAGCGCCACTGGGCATTCATTTTTATAACGGTAAGCAATTTCCAGCAAGCTATAAGCAACAATTATTTGTTGCTGAACATGGCTCATGGAACCGTTCTAAAAAGTCAGGTTATAAAGTAGGGCTAGCAACAATTGAAGTAGGTCGCGTAACTAAATATACGCCATTTATTACTGGCTTTATGAAAGACGAAACAACATTTGGACGCCCTGTTGCATTTGCAGAATTAGGTGACGGCAGTCTGTTAGTAAGCGATGATTACGCCAATGTAATCTACCGTGTAAGCTATAAGAAAAACTAG
- the parE gene encoding DNA topoisomerase IV subunit B, translating into MSDQNYNAEAIEVLNGLDPVKRRPGMYTDTTRPNHLGQEVIDNSVDEAMAGHATRIDVILHEDNSLEVSDDGRGMPIDIHPEEGIPGVELIFTKLHAGGKFSNKNYQFSGGLHGVGISVVNALSTRVEVTVRRDAQQFRMAFESGDKVEDLNVIGTVGKRNTGTTVRFWADVSYFDSPNYSITKLNHLLKAKAVLCPGLRIKFVNKQTKETQEWFYETGLKDYLVEAIKGFETLPQDPFVGEFKSSIEGADWAVVWLPEGGESIAESYVNLIPTAQGGTHVNGLRQGLLEAMREFCEFRNLLPRGVKLTPDDIWDRCSYVLSVKMQDPQFAGQTKEKLSSRSCSAFVSGVVKDSFSLWLNEHTDTAELLAELCISNAQTRLRAAKKVVRKRVTAGPALPGKLTDCSAADNDRTELFLVEGDSAGGSAKQARDREFQAIMPLRGKILNTWEVESGQILASQEVHDISVALGIDPESTDMSALRYNKICILADADSDGLHIATLLCALFVRHFPELVKTGHVYVAMPPLFRIDIGKEVYYALDEQEKTAILARIEAEKKRGKVNVQRFKGLGEMNPLQLRETTMDPNTRRLVQLTLDEEVETMEMMDMLLAKKRSPDRRQWLEDHGNKALV; encoded by the coding sequence ATGAGTGATCAAAATTATAACGCCGAAGCCATTGAAGTACTTAATGGATTAGATCCGGTAAAACGACGCCCAGGGATGTACACAGATACAACACGTCCCAATCATTTAGGCCAAGAGGTTATCGATAACAGTGTCGATGAAGCTATGGCGGGTCATGCTACTCGTATCGACGTAATACTCCACGAAGACAATTCGCTTGAAGTAAGTGATGACGGGCGTGGTATGCCTATTGATATTCACCCAGAAGAAGGTATCCCTGGGGTTGAATTGATCTTCACTAAATTACACGCCGGTGGTAAGTTTTCTAACAAAAACTACCAATTTTCGGGTGGTTTACACGGTGTAGGTATTTCGGTAGTAAATGCGTTATCTACGCGTGTAGAAGTAACAGTAAGACGCGATGCTCAGCAATTTAGAATGGCATTTGAAAGCGGCGATAAAGTAGAAGACTTAAACGTAATTGGTACAGTTGGTAAGCGTAACACCGGTACTACGGTTCGTTTTTGGGCTGATGTTAGCTACTTTGATTCACCAAACTACTCAATTACCAAGCTTAATCATTTATTAAAAGCCAAAGCAGTTTTGTGCCCAGGGCTACGTATTAAGTTTGTTAATAAGCAAACAAAAGAAACCCAAGAATGGTTTTACGAAACAGGCTTAAAAGATTATTTAGTTGAAGCAATTAAAGGTTTTGAAACATTACCGCAAGACCCGTTTGTTGGCGAATTTAAAAGTTCAATTGAAGGCGCTGATTGGGCTGTTGTATGGCTACCAGAAGGTGGTGAATCAATAGCTGAAAGCTACGTAAACCTTATTCCTACCGCGCAAGGTGGTACGCATGTAAATGGTTTACGCCAAGGCTTACTTGAAGCAATGCGTGAATTTTGTGAGTTTAGAAACTTACTCCCTCGTGGTGTGAAATTAACTCCTGATGACATTTGGGATCGTTGTAGTTACGTGTTGTCGGTTAAAATGCAGGACCCTCAATTTGCCGGTCAAACAAAAGAAAAACTATCATCACGCTCGTGTTCTGCGTTTGTATCGGGGGTTGTAAAAGACTCGTTTAGTTTATGGTTAAATGAACATACAGATACCGCAGAGTTATTAGCTGAGTTATGTATTTCAAATGCACAAACTCGCTTGCGTGCAGCTAAAAAAGTAGTGCGTAAACGTGTTACTGCAGGTCCTGCTTTACCGGGTAAACTTACCGATTGTAGCGCGGCCGATAACGACCGTACCGAATTGTTTTTAGTGGAAGGTGATTCTGCTGGTGGCTCTGCTAAACAAGCAAGAGACCGTGAATTTCAGGCTATCATGCCGCTACGTGGTAAAATTTTGAATACCTGGGAAGTTGAGTCAGGCCAAATACTAGCATCACAAGAAGTACACGATATTTCAGTGGCGCTGGGTATTGATCCAGAATCAACCGATATGTCGGCATTACGCTACAATAAAATTTGTATATTGGCCGATGCTGACTCGGATGGACTACACATCGCAACACTATTATGTGCACTGTTTGTCCGCCATTTCCCAGAGTTAGTAAAAACGGGGCATGTGTATGTAGCAATGCCGCCATTATTTAGAATCGATATTGGTAAAGAAGTTTATTACGCACTTGATGAGCAAGAAAAAACCGCTATTTTGGCGCGCATAGAAGCCGAGAAAAAACGCGGAAAAGTAAACGTACAACGATTCAAAGGTCTGGGTGAAATGAACCCGTTACAACTGCGTGAAACCACGATGGATCCAAATACACGACGTTTAGTGCAGCTTACGCTTGATGAAGAAGTAGAAACCATGGAGATGATGGATATGCTGCTTGCTAAGAAACGATCGCCTGATCGTCGTCAATGGTTAGAAGATCATGGTAACAAGGCACTCGTTTAA
- a CDS encoding YqiA/YcfP family alpha/beta fold hydrolase produces MAKRVIYIHGFNSSQKSYKAVRFGELMANYDVDYCVPNLNHEPLQAIIELEQLLTPNTVLLGSSLGGFFATYLSQRYQIPAVVINPAVAPYNLLQSLLGPNYNPYQDYHYDLNNSHIEALKLLAVDKLAYPELLYLLQQTGDEVLNFQHAVKYYSQCKQLIEFGGDHSYVEFERTFASIVDFLKIT; encoded by the coding sequence ATGGCTAAACGCGTAATTTATATTCATGGCTTTAATAGTTCACAAAAATCATATAAAGCTGTGCGCTTTGGTGAGCTTATGGCAAACTATGACGTTGATTATTGTGTACCGAACTTAAACCACGAGCCCCTACAAGCTATAATTGAGCTTGAACAATTACTAACGCCAAATACCGTTTTATTAGGTAGCTCGTTAGGTGGTTTTTTTGCCACGTATTTATCGCAGCGTTATCAAATTCCTGCAGTGGTTATTAATCCCGCGGTCGCACCCTATAATTTATTACAGTCGTTACTTGGACCTAATTATAATCCGTATCAAGATTATCATTACGATTTAAATAACAGCCATATTGAGGCACTTAAATTACTCGCTGTAGATAAATTAGCATACCCTGAGTTACTGTACTTATTACAGCAAACAGGCGATGAAGTGTTGAACTTTCAACACGCAGTAAAATATTATTCGCAATGCAAGCAATTGATAGAATTTGGTGGCGATCATAGCTACGTTGAATTTGAACGCACCTTTGCAAGTATTGTAGATTTTCTTAAAATCACGTAA